A window of the Gossypium hirsutum isolate 1008001.06 chromosome A05, Gossypium_hirsutum_v2.1, whole genome shotgun sequence genome harbors these coding sequences:
- the LOC121229082 gene encoding uncharacterized protein isoform X1, with translation MVVSSTFESSLRRGNPTSRKAAPSSSESSKRAAAAPPRRSRSVSAFSRTSSSDFSGFSIKRDNPLFVNTNNNNNSNSTSNDEDDDDSGALLPNSGFKSDRITSKTNPKAVAAHDYNNRRDRPVSRTGSDGKQWSGSGNSISKESSRSLSVVDARRRGRSVSRTPLSRTHVATSESEVEQEGNSWMKSKNKGNLSATSGNGQKGNSAQSRSSLTRSGHRKPTEPLDASPTSLSRLETAKWNDSVSTSSFSEAELMESFQGENLVGDAAAASDIYRTVKSEVRRAISDIQNELQGAIRSNATTNRVELVSDIQHEYATKLEQSQERARQLRADLAVEEHRGMELSRILKEVLPDAKTPSTKKSHPRRKTSIERRKISKCLTDDALAYFDECVSLSTFDGSDFSSIEDPPVKCVGTVDVDGVSLPHANSSIPSTNFPSSYLHDKQEGPFTYNHDVSGLTSSDGSMEQNSIDCEWNRKFQFSFSPKPGSICELQQDIKKYVKGFEKDTGKIDVDSRIKQRNSYDREEYNLLGSQQSLLFDHVFLKNRLDTGSLHLCNGGCFSASFLPFASLI, from the exons ATGGTGGTGTCATCAACTTTTGAATCCTCTTTACGAAGAGGGAATCCGACCTCGAGAAAGGCAGCACCGTCATCGTCGGAATCTTCGAAAAGAGCTGCGGCAGCTCCTCCTCGGAGATCCAGAAGTGTAAGTGCCTTTTCAAGAACCTCTAGTTCTGACTTCTCCGGATTCTCCATTAAGCGAGACAACCCTCTCTTTGTCAacaccaacaacaacaataacagCAACAGCACTAGTAACGACGAAGACGACGACGATAGCGGAGCTTTGTTACCAAATTCCGGCTTTAAATCCGACCGAATCACTTCCAAAACGAATCCCAAAGCTGTTGCTGCCCACGATTATAATAATAGGAGAGACAGACCTGTTTCCAGAACTGGCTCCGATGGAAAGCAATGGTCGGGTTCGGGGAATAGCATTAGCAAGGAGTCGTCTCGGAGCTTGTCCGTTGTGGATGCAAGGAGACGTGGGCGCTCCGTCTCCCGCACTCCGCTTTCAAGAACCCATGTCGCTACTTCTGAG AGTGAGGTGGAGCAAGAAGGTAATTCCTGGATGAAATCCAAGAACAAAGGTAATCTAAGTGCTACTTCGGGTAATGGTCAAAAGGGTAATTCAGCTCAAAGCAGATCTAGTTTGACACGGTCAGGTCATCGGAAGCCTACTGAACCTTTGGATGCTTCTCCTACAAGTTTG tcccgttTAGAAACTGCAAAATGGAATGATTCGGTCTCGACAAGTTCTTTTTCAGAAGCTGAACTGATGGAG TCATTCCAAGGGGAGAATTTGGTCGGAGATGCTGCTGCTGCTAGTGACATATACAGAACTGTCAAATCCGAAGTGAGGCGGGCTATTTCCGATATCCAAAATGAGCTTCAGGGT GCTATCAGGAGTAATGCAACCACCAATAGGGTTGAGCTAGTTTCAGACATACAACATGAATATGCTACAAAGCTCGAGCAG TCCCAAGAACGTGCTAGACAACTTCGAGCTGACCTAGCTGTAGAGGAACACCGGGGCATGGAGCTTAGTAGGATTCTGAAGGAAGTGCTTCCAGATGCAAAGACTCCTAGCACAAAGAAATCTCATCCACGTAGAAAA ACTAGCATTGAGAGAAGGAAGATATCAAAATGCCTGACAGATGATGCCCTTGCCTATTTCGATGAGTGTGTATCACTATCAACATTTGACGGCTCTGACTTCTCATCAATAGAAGATCCACCAGTCAAATGCGTGGGCACTGTTGATGTTGATGGAGTATCGTTGCCGCATGCAAATTCAAGCATTCCGTCCACCAATTTCCCTAGCAGTTATCTCCATGATAAACAG GAAGGTCCATTCACATACAACCATGATGTTTCGGGTTTAACCAGCAGTGACGGCAGCATGGAGCAGAACAGTATCGATTGCGAATGGAATCGGAAATTCCAGTTTTCCTTTTCTCCCAAACCAGGTTCGATATGCGAGCTCCAACAAGACATTAAAAAGTACGTCAAAGGTTTTGAGAAAGACACCGGGAAGATTGATGTTGATTCACGGATTAAACAAAGAAATAGTTATGATCGGGAAGAATATAATTTGCTGGGATCACAACAAAGCTTGTTGTTTGATCATGTGTTCCTCAAAAACAGGTTAGATACTGGAAGTTTGCATCTCTGCAACGGTGGATGTTTTTCAGCTTCATTTTTGCCTTTTGCTTCTTTAATCTAA
- the LOC121229082 gene encoding uncharacterized protein isoform X2, with protein sequence MVVSSTFESSLRRGNPTSRKAAPSSSESSKRAAAAPPRRSRSVSAFSRTSSSDFSGFSIKRDNPLFVNTNNNNNSNSTSNDEDDDDSGALLPNSGFKSDRITSKTNPKAVAAHDYNNRRDRPVSRTGSDGKQWSGSGNSISKESSRSLSVVDARRRGRSVSRTPLSRTHVATSESEVEQEGNSWMKSKNKGNLSATSGNGQKGNSAQSRSSLTRSGHRKPTEPLDASPTSLSRLETAKWNDSVSTSSFSEAELMESFQGENLVGDAAAASDIYRTVKSEVRRAISDIQNELQGAIRSNATTNRVELVSDIQHEYATKLEQSQERARQLRADLAVEEHRGMELSRILKEVLPDAKTPSTKKSHPRRKTSIERRKISKCLTDDALAYFDECVSLSTFDGSDFSSIEDPPVKCVGTVDVDGVSLPHANSSIPSTNFPSSYLHDKQKGVSVGYGTHLMWALLSFKFKRISELRLDM encoded by the exons ATGGTGGTGTCATCAACTTTTGAATCCTCTTTACGAAGAGGGAATCCGACCTCGAGAAAGGCAGCACCGTCATCGTCGGAATCTTCGAAAAGAGCTGCGGCAGCTCCTCCTCGGAGATCCAGAAGTGTAAGTGCCTTTTCAAGAACCTCTAGTTCTGACTTCTCCGGATTCTCCATTAAGCGAGACAACCCTCTCTTTGTCAacaccaacaacaacaataacagCAACAGCACTAGTAACGACGAAGACGACGACGATAGCGGAGCTTTGTTACCAAATTCCGGCTTTAAATCCGACCGAATCACTTCCAAAACGAATCCCAAAGCTGTTGCTGCCCACGATTATAATAATAGGAGAGACAGACCTGTTTCCAGAACTGGCTCCGATGGAAAGCAATGGTCGGGTTCGGGGAATAGCATTAGCAAGGAGTCGTCTCGGAGCTTGTCCGTTGTGGATGCAAGGAGACGTGGGCGCTCCGTCTCCCGCACTCCGCTTTCAAGAACCCATGTCGCTACTTCTGAG AGTGAGGTGGAGCAAGAAGGTAATTCCTGGATGAAATCCAAGAACAAAGGTAATCTAAGTGCTACTTCGGGTAATGGTCAAAAGGGTAATTCAGCTCAAAGCAGATCTAGTTTGACACGGTCAGGTCATCGGAAGCCTACTGAACCTTTGGATGCTTCTCCTACAAGTTTG tcccgttTAGAAACTGCAAAATGGAATGATTCGGTCTCGACAAGTTCTTTTTCAGAAGCTGAACTGATGGAG TCATTCCAAGGGGAGAATTTGGTCGGAGATGCTGCTGCTGCTAGTGACATATACAGAACTGTCAAATCCGAAGTGAGGCGGGCTATTTCCGATATCCAAAATGAGCTTCAGGGT GCTATCAGGAGTAATGCAACCACCAATAGGGTTGAGCTAGTTTCAGACATACAACATGAATATGCTACAAAGCTCGAGCAG TCCCAAGAACGTGCTAGACAACTTCGAGCTGACCTAGCTGTAGAGGAACACCGGGGCATGGAGCTTAGTAGGATTCTGAAGGAAGTGCTTCCAGATGCAAAGACTCCTAGCACAAAGAAATCTCATCCACGTAGAAAA ACTAGCATTGAGAGAAGGAAGATATCAAAATGCCTGACAGATGATGCCCTTGCCTATTTCGATGAGTGTGTATCACTATCAACATTTGACGGCTCTGACTTCTCATCAATAGAAGATCCACCAGTCAAATGCGTGGGCACTGTTGATGTTGATGGAGTATCGTTGCCGCATGCAAATTCAAGCATTCCGTCCACCAATTTCCCTAGCAGTTATCTCCATGATAAACAG AAGGGTGTAAGTGTTGGATACGGAACGCATCTGATGTGGGCGTTACTCTCTTTTAAGTTCAAAAGAATCTCAGAGTTGAGGCTTGATATGTA G
- the LOC107904391 gene encoding histone-lysine N-methyltransferase, H3 lysine-9 specific SUVH1: MEGGLGGNTGPTNPSDKSKVLDVKPLRTLVPLFPEPPEGPPFVCVPPNGPFLSGFSPFFPFSGQQVSQPTPDLNQNFFNSTAVPLRSVRAEPVPASGNGSHKHKSAGPSSVKKKAKRRKDSESVLTSLMNFNPGISLSERDDGNRQLVESVLLRFDALRRKLSQMEDAKELHSSIIKRSDLKAANMMLTKGVRTNMKKRIGVVPGVEIGDIFFFRMELSLVGLHFPSMAGIDYMAIKSGDLEGERVALSIVSSGGYDDDAEDPDVLVYSGQGGSASRDKEASDQQLVRGNLALERSFRRGNEVRVIRGLKDNVHQMSKVYVYDGLYKIQESWMEKGKSGCNMFKYKLGRIPGQPAAFATWKSIQKWKEGLPSRAGLIIPDLTSGAESTPVSLVNEVDDEKGPAYFTYSPTVKYSKSFKLVQPSYACSCHDACQPGNSNCSCIQKNGGDFPYTTNGVLACRKPMIYECGPTCPCIRNCKNRVIQTGLKAHLEVFKTRDRGWGLRSWDPIRAGTFICEYAGEVIDETKARQESGDGESEYVFHTNRLYESFKYNFEAESSEDFDIPSPVIISSKNSGNVARFMNHSCTPNVFWQPVMYEHNHEAFLHIAFFAKKHIPPMTELTFNYGIPQSEETQPDNPPENGRKKCLCGSLKCRGYFY, encoded by the coding sequence ATGGAAGGAGGGTTAGGTGGAAACACCGGTCCAACAAATCCCAGTGATAAATCTAAAGTTTTGGATGTAAAGCCACTACGGACATTGGTTCCGTTATTCCCCGAGCCACCTGAGGGTCCTCCTTTTGTCTGTGTACCTCCTAATGGCCCTTTCCTATCTGGGTTTTCaccatttttcccttttagtGGACAACAAGTATCCCAACCTACACCTGACCTTAACCAAAATTTCTTCAATTCAACTGCTGTTCCGCTTCGGTCAGTTAGAGCCGAACCAGTACCAGCTTCTGGCAATGGTAGTCATAAACACAAGTCAGCTGGACCAAGTTCTGTGAAGAAGAAAGCAAAGAGGCGAAAAGATTCAGAGTCTGTATTAACTTCTCTTATGAATTTCAATCCCGGAATCAGTTTATCCGAACGAGATGATGGTAACAGGCAATTGGTCGAAAGTGTGCTTTTGAGGTTTGATGCACTTAGGAGAAAGCTTAGCCAAATGGAAGATGCTAAGGAATTACATTCCAGTATTATTAAGCGTTCAGACTTGAAAGCTGCCAACATGATGTTGACCAAAGGGGTGCGAACTAACATGAAAAAGAGAATCGGGGTTGTTCCGGGTGTTGAAATCGGGGACATTTTCTTCTTCCGGATGGAGCTATCTTTAGTGGGGTTGCATTTTCCATCCATGGCTGGAATTGACTACATGGCTATCAAGAGCGGCGATTTAGAGGGTGAGCGAGTGGCTTTAAGCATCGTTTCATCTGGAGggtatgatgatgatgctgaagaTCCTGATGTTTTGGTATATAGTGGTCAAGGTGGGAGTGCCAGTAGAGATAAAGAAGCATCTGATCAGCAGCTTGTAAGGGGCAATCTTGCTTTGGAAAGGAGCTTCCGCCGAGGAAATGAAGTGCGAGTCATTCGGGGTTTAAAAGATAATGTCCATCAAATGTCAAAGGTCTATGTGTATGACGGGCTTTACAAGATCCAAGAATCGTGGATGGAGAAAGGGAAATCGGGTTGCAACATGTTCAAGTATAAGTTGGGAAGGATCCCTGGGCAGCCAGCTGCTTTTGCTACATGGAAATCTATTCAGAAGTGGAAAGAAGGTCTTCCTTCGAGGGCCGGACTTATTATTCCTGACCTCACTTCAGGTGCAGAAAGCACACCTGTTTCACTCGTAAATGAGGTTGATGATGAAAAGGGGCCTGCTTACTTCACATATTCCCCAACTGTCAAGTATTCAAAATCATTCAAATTAGTGCAACCTTCTTATGCTTGCAGCTGCCATGATGCGTGTCAACCTGGAAATTCTAACTGCTCCTGCATTCAAAAGAACGGGGGCGATTTCCCTTACACCACCAATGGGGTTCTAGCGTGTCGAAAACCCATGATTTATGAATGTGGTCCCACATGCCCTTGTATTCGGAACTGCAAAAACCGAGTTATACAAACTGGTTTGAAAGCTCACTTAGAAGTTTTCAAGACAAGAGATCGTGGTTGGGGTCTACGGTCATGGGACCCTATTCGAGCAGGTACATTTATTTGTGAATATGCAGGTGAAGTTATTGATGAAACCAAGGCAAGGCAAGAAAGTGGAGATGGTGAAAGCGAGTATGTTTTTCATACGAACCGTCTCTACGAATCCTTCAAGTATAATTTCGAAGCCGAAAGTAGCGAAGATTTCGATATCCCATCTCCCGTAATCATAAGTTCAAAGAACAGTGGAAATGTAGCTAGATTTATGAACCATAGTTGCACCCCAAATGTTTTCTGGCAGCCAGTGATGTATGAACATAACCACGAAGCGTTTCTCCATATTGCTTTCTTCGCAAAGAAACACATCCCTCCTATGACAGAGTTGACTTTCAATTACGGTATTCCGCAATCAGAGGAGACCCAACCTGACAACCCCCCGGAAAACGGAAGGAAGAAATGCTTATGCGGATCGCTGAAATGCCGAGGTTATTTCTATTGA